CGCCGAGCACCGCGGCCTCGCCCAGCGCCGCCGCCACCAGGTCGGTGAAGATCGTCGGACGCCGCGGGCGCAGCCACTCGACGTGCCGCACCAGCGACGCCGTCCCGGTCCCGGCGGCCAGCACCTCGCCCTCGGCCGTCTGCGACCACACCCGCAGCGCCAGCCGGCGGGCCTCCTCCGCGAGGCCGCTGGAGAGCTCGGGCGACAGCGCGTTCCAGGTCTTGCCGGCGGCGTCGCGGCTGCCGACGAGGGACGGGACCCGGCTGCTCGAGAGCCACCCGCCCACGAGGCTCGCCCACCGCTGCGCCATCGGGCGGGCGGACCACACGTCGAACTCGTCGGTCGGGAGCCAGGCCGGCGACCCGTCGGGCTCGGTGCCCTCCGCGACGAGGCCCGTCGCGAGGGCCACCTCCACGACGAGCGCCGCCTCGCCCTCGTCGACGTGCAGGTCGCGCGCCACGACCTTGAGGTCGCGCACCGCGAGCCCGCCGCTGCGCAGCACGCCCGGGGGGTGCACCCCCCACTGGTCCAGCAGCAGCTCGACGCGACGGACCACGTCGAACGCGGCGCCCGCCGCCGTCCGCGCCACGAGCGCCGGGTCGCGGGTGGACGTGGCGAGCCCGGGCACGTCGTCGACCGGCTCGGTGGTCGTGCGCCCGCCGCGCAGGGCGAGACCGACCTCGCCCGGCAGGACGACGGTGGTGCCCTCGCGCGGCACGAGCAGCCGCCGGGCGAGCAGCTCCTCGGCCGGGGACGCGGCGTCGGCGGGGGTGACGGTGCGGCGCGCGGCGCCGGTCGTGCCCTCGCCCCCGTGGGCGTCGACGTGGCGCAGCAGCGCCTGCGCCGCCGGGCTGAGCTCGGCGACGAGGCCGGCGACGACCTCCGGGTCTTCGGGCTCCGGGCTGCTCGGTCGCAGGCCGCTGACCGGGCCCGGACCACCGCGCATCGCGTCGGCCACGCCGGTCAGCGCCCGCAGGCCACCGGGCGCCTCCCAGGCGAGCGCCAGGTCGAGCAGGTGCTGCAGCGCGGCCTGCGTCCGTGCGGGATCCGCGTGCACGACCTCGACAAGTCGCTCCGGAGTGGTTTGACCGACCACGATCAGGGCATCAAGCACGGAAAGCTCGAGGCGGTCGAGGCCGTCGAGGGCGCGATGAATCGACGAGCGCGTGGCGGCCCGCGAGGCCAGCTGCGACGAATCCTGAGGGGCGGGCGTGGCGAGATCCGGACGGGCCCCGAGCAGGGCGACGAGACGCTCGTCGGGCCAGCCGCGCAGCTGGTCGGCGAGGGTGCGTGCGGGTGTCGCCCGTCGTTGGCTGGACATCCCTCTTACGCTACTCGCCTGGTCGGCACCCCCGCCGACCAACTGGGCACGGGGCAGCGAAGAGGGCCGGGCATGAAGAACGTCGACCTGCACCACGGGGCGTCGAGCGACGTCGGACTGGTGCGCAAGGTCAACGAGGACTCCTACCTGGTGGCGCCGCCGGTCTTCGTCGTCGCCGACGGCATGGGCGGTCACTCCGGCGGCGACGTCGCGAGCCAGATGGTGGTCGAGGAGT
Above is a genomic segment from Nocardioides okcheonensis containing:
- a CDS encoding helicase C-terminal domain-containing protein, which produces MSSQRRATPARTLADQLRGWPDERLVALLGARPDLATPAPQDSSQLASRAATRSSIHRALDGLDRLELSVLDALIVVGQTTPERLVEVVHADPARTQAALQHLLDLALAWEAPGGLRALTGVADAMRGGPGPVSGLRPSSPEPEDPEVVAGLVAELSPAAQALLRHVDAHGGEGTTGAARRTVTPADAASPAEELLARRLLVPREGTTVVLPGEVGLALRGGRTTTEPVDDVPGLATSTRDPALVARTAAGAAFDVVRRVELLLDQWGVHPPGVLRSGGLAVRDLKVVARDLHVDEGEAALVVEVALATGLVAEGTEPDGSPAWLPTDEFDVWSARPMAQRWASLVGGWLSSSRVPSLVGSRDAAGKTWNALSPELSSGLAEEARRLALRVWSQTAEGEVLAAGTGTASLVRHVEWLRPRRPTIFTDLVAAALGEAAVLGVGGAGGLPPSGRRVAEGDLPGAAAAIDPHLPQPVDHVLLQADLTAVAPGPLETEVARRLHLLADVESRGGATVYRFSAGSLRRAFDAGWSAAEVRDFLASVSQTPVPQPLDFLVDDVSRTFGTVRVGHAEAFLRADDEAALAALVHDPRARSLGLRLLAPTVAIATSPLDVLLPRLRELGAAPVVEAADGTVRVSRPDLQRARSRRGRRPAGAVEARQVAQVQAVATAIRAGDRAESSRPPSAATTTPSGALAALREAIEAGTTVVIGYVDNHGATGERVVDPRRLDGGRLSAFDHRSDDLREFAVHRITGVRRA